From a single Lewinella sp. LCG006 genomic region:
- a CDS encoding 4'-phosphopantetheinyl transferase superfamily protein has product MPLIRHDILIPEAELGIWQINESEHWFMETLLLYPPELRQLSELKGRRRVEWLAARQLVHQMSGRTKRAAFVKDEHGKPRLEGSDWHISISHSHGLAAAIAAPVLCGVDIQFIVPKITRLAHKFLCPAEAESICAETQLDQLHFYWGAKEALYKAYGRRQLDFIEHIKVEPFLYEAAKGHTTGKVVKDGEELCFDVFYERSEAGYMLVWAMAAG; this is encoded by the coding sequence ATGCCATTAATTCGTCATGATATTTTAATTCCTGAAGCCGAACTCGGTATTTGGCAGATCAATGAATCCGAGCATTGGTTTATGGAAACATTGTTGCTGTACCCACCGGAGCTACGCCAACTGAGTGAACTAAAAGGACGCCGCCGGGTGGAATGGCTGGCTGCCCGCCAGTTGGTGCACCAGATGTCGGGGCGTACCAAGCGTGCCGCTTTTGTGAAGGATGAGCACGGCAAACCGCGCCTGGAGGGTTCGGATTGGCATATCTCCATCTCGCATTCTCATGGTCTGGCAGCGGCCATAGCTGCACCCGTGCTTTGTGGGGTGGATATTCAGTTCATTGTACCCAAGATTACGCGCTTGGCGCACAAGTTTTTATGTCCTGCCGAGGCGGAAAGTATTTGTGCGGAGACGCAATTGGATCAGCTACATTTTTACTGGGGAGCTAAAGAAGCACTGTACAAAGCCTACGGCCGCAGGCAGCTCGATTTCATTGAGCACATCAAAGTGGAACCTTTCCTTTATGAAGCTGCCAAAGGGCATACGACGGGCAAGGTGGTCAAAGATGGGGAGGAGCTGTGTTTTGATGTTTTCTACGAGCGCTCTGAGGCGGGGTACATGCTGGTGTGGGCGATGGCAGCAGGGTAG
- a CDS encoding metallophosphoesterase family protein, with protein sequence MRKFAISDIHGCRLTFEALITKIGLTPDDELYLLGDYIDRGPDSKGVIDFIWHLQASGYPVYCLRGNHEQMLIDLCNDLPSYYDRGDHNLLASFGLTHAKDIPQKYLAWMDQLDYYFEVDEYLLVHAGLNFNTTNPLSDQHAMLWLRNWRADIDRQWLNGRIVVHGHTPIKTENIRLYLQAAETTPDIFIDNGCAFTHIDGLGKLCALELTERKLTFQNFIG encoded by the coding sequence TTGCGAAAATTTGCCATCTCTGATATTCATGGTTGCCGCCTCACCTTCGAGGCCTTGATCACCAAAATTGGGCTTACGCCTGATGATGAACTCTACCTTCTGGGCGACTATATTGATCGCGGCCCCGACAGCAAAGGGGTCATCGACTTTATCTGGCATCTTCAAGCTTCTGGCTATCCGGTTTACTGTCTCCGCGGTAACCACGAACAGATGTTGATAGATTTATGCAATGACCTCCCCTCCTATTACGATCGTGGTGACCACAACCTCCTGGCCAGCTTTGGACTAACCCACGCTAAAGATATTCCCCAAAAATACCTCGCATGGATGGATCAACTCGACTACTACTTTGAAGTCGATGAATACCTGCTCGTACACGCTGGCCTCAACTTCAACACCACCAACCCACTTAGCGACCAACACGCCATGCTCTGGCTCCGCAATTGGCGCGCTGATATCGACCGGCAATGGCTCAACGGTCGCATCGTTGTGCACGGGCACACGCCCATCAAAACAGAGAACATCCGTCTTTATCTTCAGGCCGCCGAAACCACACCAGACATCTTCATCGACAACGGCTGCGCCTTCACCCATATCGATGGCCTGGGAAAACTCTGTGCACTGGAATTGACGGAACGAAAGCTAACCTTTCAGAATTTTATTGGCTAA
- a CDS encoding T9SS type A sorting domain-containing protein translates to MKSKNQLLTFFFFLLFSTSILQAQDCDNDVTPPNVICFSDINLIATEGTGITFSTTDIDANSFDDCGPVTLRLTTSDEDTGVPPTTTSVTIPPVIGTYIVVMYAIDPSGNWNNCFSEVNIVGINDGSCDDDNEPPSIFCITGLTAEITPGTNFVTIFAQDIIQSFTENCDPNPSFSINLITQSTGAPQGQTSLNFNVAAEYPVEVWAVDEAGNATSCETYVNIIGGNGECNDDTVPPVVICESQLSFYADPFEDNLIWTTDIDEGSYDWCSNVDLRIVLSSESDGSLPSTTSVLIPPVVGTYPVELWAVDASGNTNVCYSEIVVDGIITPITGQVYIDDNDNCDLDAGETGLGGWQVLISSTNSNRSSLVTTNNDGIYYAPIKWPEADLSNIEVQLLLPDGFSTGCVSSIILPTITEQVTTVNFAASLTNDCTFLTVDVAAPLLRRCFPNQIYLNYANYSSFAAENAVITIELDPFLSLTNATVPFTNLGDGQYEFDLGTIPAASAGSITLTATLSCEAQLGATHCVQATIQPFTCIPASSFAELSVTGECDPGTGQVNFTIANTGNSDMTTAQNYRIVEDVIMYMNQNPVQLNAGQSEAISFPANGATWRLEIEQDDSYPFGGIAAAFVEGCGGFTPGIATQFLLENTKPNIDQLCIENIGSWDPNDKQALPRGYGEQHFIEANSPLEYLIRFQNTGTDTAFNIRIEDQLSEHLDISSLVPGASSHPYRMELKEDGQLLFHFDDILLPDSTTNFEASNGFVQFAIRQLPDNPIGTIIENTADIYFDFNEAVVTNTVTHTIGEDFILVSTQDVLVPGLTLNVAPNPLHSSSLITLQGLDLNDGQCLIYDTQGRLLSRHAFSGQQLILQRDGFPNSGLYFFRLFDGSRPLAQGKLIVK, encoded by the coding sequence ATGAAAAGCAAAAACCAACTACTTACTTTTTTCTTCTTCTTACTTTTCAGCACCTCGATCCTGCAAGCACAGGATTGTGATAATGATGTTACTCCTCCTAATGTTATTTGTTTTTCCGACATCAATCTCATTGCTACGGAAGGCACGGGGATCACTTTTTCTACGACCGATATTGATGCCAACTCCTTTGACGATTGCGGGCCCGTTACACTGCGTTTGACCACCAGCGATGAAGATACCGGCGTTCCGCCTACCACCACTTCCGTGACCATCCCTCCCGTTATCGGCACTTACATCGTGGTCATGTACGCTATTGATCCCTCTGGCAACTGGAACAACTGTTTCAGTGAAGTCAATATCGTTGGTATTAATGATGGTAGTTGTGATGACGACAATGAGCCCCCAAGTATCTTTTGCATCACTGGACTAACCGCAGAGATCACCCCTGGCACAAATTTTGTCACCATCTTCGCACAGGATATTATCCAAAGTTTTACCGAAAACTGTGATCCTAATCCTAGCTTTAGTATCAACCTCATTACCCAAAGTACGGGTGCTCCTCAGGGGCAAACCTCCCTCAACTTCAATGTCGCCGCCGAATACCCCGTAGAAGTGTGGGCGGTAGATGAAGCGGGCAACGCCACCTCTTGCGAGACTTACGTCAATATCATCGGTGGCAATGGTGAATGCAACGATGACACCGTCCCGCCTGTCGTCATCTGCGAAAGCCAGCTGAGCTTTTATGCAGACCCGTTTGAAGACAATCTTATCTGGACCACTGACATCGACGAAGGTAGCTACGACTGGTGCAGCAATGTAGACCTTCGGATCGTGCTCTCCTCCGAATCTGATGGCAGCTTACCTTCCACCACTTCCGTCCTTATCCCCCCAGTTGTAGGTACCTACCCTGTAGAGCTTTGGGCAGTAGATGCTAGTGGCAACACAAATGTTTGCTACAGCGAAATTGTAGTAGACGGAATAATCACTCCAATCACCGGACAGGTATACATCGATGACAATGACAATTGTGACCTGGACGCTGGCGAAACCGGTCTCGGCGGTTGGCAGGTGCTTATCTCCAGTACCAACTCCAACCGTAGCAGTCTTGTCACGACCAACAACGACGGCATTTACTATGCTCCAATCAAATGGCCCGAAGCAGACCTTTCCAATATAGAAGTGCAACTCCTCCTCCCTGATGGCTTTTCGACGGGTTGTGTATCCAGCATTATTCTACCCACGATCACCGAACAGGTGACCACCGTTAATTTTGCGGCTTCACTCACCAATGACTGTACGTTTCTCACTGTTGATGTAGCTGCTCCCTTATTACGTCGCTGTTTCCCCAACCAAATTTATCTCAACTACGCCAACTACTCGAGTTTTGCCGCTGAAAATGCAGTCATCACCATCGAATTAGATCCGTTTCTCAGCCTCACAAACGCAACGGTTCCCTTCACCAACCTGGGCGATGGACAATACGAATTCGACCTGGGTACCATTCCGGCAGCAAGCGCAGGCTCCATCACCCTTACTGCCACGCTTAGCTGCGAAGCACAGCTAGGTGCCACCCACTGCGTGCAAGCTACCATCCAGCCATTCACCTGCATCCCTGCTTCCAGCTTTGCCGAGCTATCCGTTACAGGCGAGTGCGACCCCGGCACCGGACAGGTCAATTTCACCATCGCTAATACGGGCAACAGTGATATGACTACCGCCCAAAACTACCGGATCGTGGAAGATGTCATCATGTACATGAACCAGAATCCTGTTCAACTAAACGCCGGCCAAAGCGAAGCAATCAGTTTCCCTGCGAATGGAGCGACCTGGCGACTCGAAATCGAGCAGGACGACAGCTACCCCTTTGGTGGTATTGCTGCCGCTTTTGTGGAGGGTTGTGGCGGATTCACGCCTGGTATTGCCACCCAATTTCTGCTGGAAAACACCAAGCCTAATATCGACCAACTTTGTATCGAAAACATCGGCTCCTGGGATCCCAACGACAAGCAAGCCCTCCCCCGTGGCTACGGTGAGCAGCACTTCATAGAGGCCAATTCACCGCTAGAGTACCTCATTCGCTTCCAGAACACCGGCACGGATACTGCTTTTAATATCCGTATCGAAGACCAACTTAGCGAACACCTCGACATCAGCAGCTTGGTACCCGGCGCATCCAGCCACCCCTACCGTATGGAGCTCAAAGAAGATGGTCAGTTGCTCTTTCATTTCGACGACATCCTGCTGCCCGATAGCACTACCAACTTCGAAGCCTCCAATGGTTTTGTCCAGTTCGCTATTCGCCAGCTTCCTGATAACCCTATTGGCACCATCATTGAAAACACCGCCGACATTTACTTCGATTTCAACGAGGCCGTCGTCACTAATACTGTCACCCACACCATCGGCGAAGACTTCATCCTCGTGTCCACCCAGGATGTCCTAGTACCCGGCCTCACCCTTAACGTAGCTCCTAACCCCCTACATTCCTCCAGTTTAATTACCCTGCAAGGGCTCGACCTCAATGATGGCCAATGCCTGATTTACGACACCCAAGGTCGCCTCCTTAGTCGGCACGCCTTCAGCGGACAGCAGCTCATACTCCAACGCGATGGCTTCCCCAACAGCGGCCTCTACTTCTTCCGTCTCTTCGACGGATCACGTCCCCTTGCTCAGGGTAAACTGATCGTAAAATAA
- a CDS encoding WD40 repeat domain-containing protein encodes MPPLHIHKVHQLTGHNAAIYALVPGLRPGTFLSAAGDGWIVEWSLNDSRPGEELMGRLLAKVDTQVFSLAYLPETNTLVAGDMNGGVHWLNLSEDRPNRHVAHHRKGTYGLVVANDELISLGGDGIITRWDTLRQTSNESLQLSNQALRTAMYRSAASEWLVGSSDHHIYRLNAEAFTIKEKMSAAHQNSVFCLEEHPEDSSTFFSGSRDAQLKVWKIEPPGQSTSLVKEQPAHWFTINHLITSPDGKYLLSASRDKTIRIWDTASYNLLKTLDTARDGGHVNSVNRLLWIPDTPYFVSASDDRSIIVWQVGS; translated from the coding sequence ATGCCTCCACTTCATATTCATAAAGTTCATCAATTGACTGGTCACAACGCTGCTATTTACGCATTGGTGCCAGGGCTTCGACCGGGAACTTTTCTTTCAGCAGCAGGCGACGGCTGGATTGTTGAATGGTCGCTTAATGATTCTCGCCCAGGGGAGGAGTTGATGGGGCGTTTACTGGCCAAGGTAGATACCCAGGTTTTTAGTTTGGCCTATTTACCAGAGACCAACACCTTGGTTGCTGGGGATATGAATGGGGGAGTGCATTGGCTCAATCTTTCTGAAGATCGCCCCAATCGGCACGTAGCGCACCATCGCAAAGGCACTTATGGTTTGGTCGTCGCTAATGATGAACTGATAAGTCTGGGGGGGGATGGCATCATTACCCGCTGGGATACCTTAAGACAAACCAGCAATGAAAGTTTGCAACTGAGCAACCAGGCACTACGCACGGCCATGTATCGGTCAGCAGCTTCAGAATGGCTGGTAGGGAGCAGTGATCACCATATTTATCGGTTGAATGCGGAAGCGTTTACCATTAAGGAAAAAATGAGTGCTGCGCATCAAAATTCTGTCTTTTGCCTCGAGGAGCATCCTGAGGATAGCAGTACGTTTTTTAGTGGTAGCCGCGACGCTCAGCTAAAAGTATGGAAAATTGAACCACCGGGGCAATCCACCTCATTGGTCAAGGAACAACCTGCTCATTGGTTTACCATCAACCATCTAATTACCAGCCCTGATGGGAAATACCTGCTTTCGGCGAGCCGCGACAAAACGATTCGTATCTGGGATACTGCAAGCTACAATTTGCTAAAAACGCTGGATACCGCGCGCGACGGCGGCCACGTCAACAGCGTCAATCGGTTATTGTGGATACCAGATACCCCCTATTTCGTAAGCGCCAGCGATGATCGGTCCATCATCGTATGGCAGGTCGGCTCGTAG
- a CDS encoding protein-L-isoaspartate(D-aspartate) O-methyltransferase gives MQDSYQHQGQRRQLVTVLRQKGIRDERVLAAIGQVPRHFFLEKAFAEWAYQDKPFPIGCEQTISQPYTVAFQSSLLEVNKRDKVLEIGTGSGYQAAVLALLGGRVFSIERHRPLHLQAKKMLRLLGLSGVRCYHRDGYKGLAEMAPFQRILVTAGAPEVPKALKEQLAIGGMLVIPVGDKDQRMLRIIRHGENEWETEDHGDFRFVPFLPGTA, from the coding sequence CTGCAAGATTCCTACCAACATCAAGGGCAACGACGGCAACTCGTGACGGTGCTGCGCCAGAAGGGTATTCGTGACGAACGAGTACTGGCAGCTATTGGTCAGGTACCTCGGCATTTCTTTTTGGAGAAAGCTTTTGCAGAATGGGCCTACCAAGACAAACCCTTTCCCATTGGTTGCGAACAAACCATTTCCCAGCCTTATACCGTCGCTTTTCAAAGTAGTCTTCTTGAGGTAAACAAAAGAGACAAAGTACTGGAGATAGGCACAGGAAGTGGTTATCAAGCAGCTGTATTGGCCTTGTTGGGTGGCCGGGTGTTTAGCATTGAGAGGCACCGCCCCTTGCACCTGCAAGCAAAAAAAATGCTCCGCCTGCTTGGGCTTTCCGGAGTGCGTTGTTATCATCGTGATGGCTACAAGGGTTTGGCAGAGATGGCTCCTTTTCAGCGAATTTTAGTGACTGCAGGAGCACCAGAAGTGCCGAAAGCACTCAAAGAACAGCTTGCTATTGGTGGTATGCTGGTTATCCCAGTAGGTGACAAAGACCAAAGGATGCTGCGCATTATCCGCCATGGAGAAAACGAATGGGAAACAGAAGATCATGGCGATTTTCGTTTTGTACCTTTTCTGCCGGGGACGGCTTAG
- a CDS encoding phospho-sugar mutase encodes MSLASLDSNVQANINQWLNGNYDDESKQYIRQLIEEEKYTELTDSFYKDLEFGTGGIRGIMGVGSNRINKYTLGMATQGLSNYLLQLYPDQQVKVAIAHDCRNDSDTFARLVAEVFSANGIYVYFFNGLRPTPELSFAIRELGCQSGVMITASHNPKEYNGYKAYGEDGGQLTEPHDVNVMAEVEKISSIDEIKFTPQEENIETIGKAIDDKYLAALLQLSISRDAIKRQHDLPIVFSPIHGTGGVMVPPALKQFGFTNVHLVEEQMVVDGNFPTVIYPNPEEQEALNMAINQAKAKGAELVMATDPDADRVGIAVRNDEGEFILLNGNQTAALLINYVMTAWEESGKLTGKEYVIKTIVTSYLIDKMAESKGIECFNTLTGFKWIGKIMTELQGKKTFLAGGEESYGLLVGEHARDKDAVVSCAMIAEMAAFYKDQGRSIYDALLDIYVEYGCYKEKLISITKKGKSGAEEIAALMDKYRKDPPLALGGSRVVTIMDYESSTARHLADDTTEPIDLPGSNVLQFFTDDGSIISARPSGTEPKIKFYCSVKAPLHDKGQFPIVEQELDSKLDSIMKDLGV; translated from the coding sequence ATGTCATTAGCATCTTTGGATTCCAACGTACAAGCAAACATCAACCAGTGGTTGAATGGAAATTACGATGATGAGAGTAAACAATACATTCGTCAGTTAATTGAAGAAGAAAAATATACCGAACTAACGGATAGCTTTTACAAAGATTTGGAATTTGGTACCGGTGGAATTCGGGGCATCATGGGCGTAGGATCTAACCGTATCAACAAATACACCCTGGGCATGGCCACCCAGGGCCTGAGCAACTACCTGCTCCAACTCTACCCAGACCAACAAGTAAAAGTGGCGATTGCTCACGATTGTCGTAACGACTCCGATACTTTTGCTCGCCTGGTTGCAGAGGTCTTTTCAGCTAACGGCATTTACGTTTATTTCTTCAATGGTTTGCGGCCAACGCCGGAATTATCCTTCGCCATTCGGGAGCTAGGATGCCAGAGTGGTGTGATGATCACCGCTTCACACAACCCTAAGGAGTACAATGGCTACAAGGCTTATGGCGAAGACGGAGGCCAGCTCACCGAACCCCATGATGTGAACGTCATGGCCGAAGTGGAAAAAATTTCCAGTATTGATGAGATAAAATTTACTCCACAGGAAGAAAATATTGAGACCATAGGTAAAGCCATCGACGACAAATACCTGGCTGCTTTACTCCAACTTTCGATCTCGCGTGATGCCATCAAAAGGCAACACGATCTACCCATTGTGTTTTCGCCAATTCACGGAACAGGTGGCGTAATGGTGCCGCCGGCACTGAAACAGTTTGGATTTACCAATGTCCATCTGGTAGAAGAACAAATGGTGGTAGACGGTAATTTTCCCACCGTCATCTACCCCAACCCTGAAGAGCAGGAAGCACTCAATATGGCGATCAACCAGGCTAAAGCCAAAGGTGCCGAACTCGTAATGGCCACCGACCCGGATGCCGATCGCGTAGGCATTGCCGTTCGTAACGATGAAGGGGAATTTATTCTCCTTAACGGTAACCAAACAGCGGCCTTGCTCATCAATTACGTAATGACCGCCTGGGAAGAGAGCGGTAAACTGACGGGTAAAGAATACGTTATCAAAACGATTGTCACCTCTTATCTCATCGATAAGATGGCCGAATCTAAAGGTATCGAGTGTTTCAATACCCTTACCGGATTCAAGTGGATTGGAAAAATCATGACCGAGCTGCAAGGCAAGAAAACCTTCCTAGCGGGAGGGGAAGAAAGCTACGGCCTACTGGTAGGTGAGCACGCCCGTGACAAGGACGCTGTCGTCTCTTGCGCCATGATCGCCGAAATGGCCGCATTTTACAAGGATCAGGGGCGCAGTATCTACGATGCGCTGCTGGACATTTACGTAGAATACGGCTGCTACAAAGAAAAACTGATCTCGATCACCAAGAAGGGTAAAAGCGGTGCTGAAGAGATCGCAGCATTGATGGACAAATACCGCAAAGACCCGCCACTGGCACTGGGTGGTTCTCGTGTAGTGACCATCATGGACTATGAGAGCAGTACGGCCCGCCACCTTGCCGATGACACGACGGAACCTATCGATTTGCCGGGCTCCAACGTCTTACAATTCTTCACCGACGATGGCAGCATCATTTCTGCTCGTCCCTCGGGAACAGAACCAAAGATCAAATTTTACTGTAGTGTCAAAGCGCCATTGCACGACAAAGGCCAGTTCCCCATTGTAGAACAGGAACTGGATAGCAAGCTCGACAGTATTATGAAGGATTTGGGGGTTTAA
- a CDS encoding DUF1015 family protein: MVVRPFAATFSRPEQIPDLAAFLGSVKEDFKDFFEKSYFTAPQSPAMYIYQVRAQGKERTGLIAAVSVQDYLEERVRRHEHTLVAKEVRQAELLQQRGAVVKPVLLAHRHHQGLADLLAAHAQIHAPFQELSLSDPEETHRFWAITEPQEIEQIQYYFGRYILNTYIADGHHRFSAIARLYQQREEHHEPNPFCYLMCALFPSTALEIHNFNRVVKNTNPELSWLSFMARISQYANLEPLPGPRQPKLQHELTMFVEGEWFLLRWRAGTLKKNVDAGLPTLDVSMLNYYLLQKVLGLEDIRNDSRIKYVEGPAGLMALVEACDNRPAAAFCLHPLSWDAFFRVIDHGLVLPPKSTWFEPRMRNGIVVQMV; the protein is encoded by the coding sequence ATGGTTGTACGCCCGTTCGCTGCTACTTTTTCCCGACCTGAGCAAATTCCAGATTTAGCGGCTTTTCTAGGTTCCGTTAAGGAGGATTTTAAAGATTTCTTTGAGAAAAGCTACTTCACTGCTCCCCAATCACCAGCCATGTATATCTACCAAGTCAGGGCACAGGGGAAAGAACGCACAGGATTGATCGCAGCAGTATCTGTTCAGGATTATCTGGAAGAGCGGGTTCGCCGCCATGAGCACACCCTGGTAGCCAAAGAGGTAAGGCAGGCAGAGCTGTTGCAACAACGTGGGGCCGTCGTCAAACCGGTATTATTAGCGCATCGGCATCACCAAGGACTGGCTGATCTTTTGGCTGCTCACGCTCAAATTCACGCACCATTTCAAGAGCTGTCTTTATCAGATCCCGAGGAGACGCATCGCTTTTGGGCAATCACGGAGCCTCAGGAAATCGAACAAATTCAGTACTATTTCGGTCGCTATATTCTCAATACCTACATCGCCGACGGACACCACCGCTTTAGTGCTATCGCTCGTTTGTACCAACAAAGAGAAGAACACCACGAACCCAACCCTTTTTGCTACCTGATGTGTGCGCTTTTTCCTAGCACGGCGCTGGAAATTCACAACTTCAATCGGGTAGTTAAAAACACGAACCCGGAACTGAGTTGGCTGAGCTTCATGGCCAGGATTTCTCAATATGCTAATCTGGAACCACTACCTGGGCCTCGTCAGCCCAAATTACAGCATGAGCTTACCATGTTTGTCGAGGGGGAGTGGTTTCTCTTGCGCTGGCGAGCGGGCACTTTGAAAAAAAATGTTGATGCCGGTCTACCTACCCTTGATGTTTCCATGCTGAATTATTACCTGCTCCAAAAGGTGCTAGGTTTGGAGGATATTCGCAATGACAGTAGGATCAAATACGTAGAAGGTCCCGCTGGCCTGATGGCGCTGGTTGAAGCATGTGATAATCGTCCCGCTGCGGCTTTTTGCCTGCATCCACTCAGCTGGGATGCCTTTTTTAGAGTGATCGACCATGGCTTGGTGTTGCCGCCGAAAAGTACCTGGTTTGAACCACGCATGCGCAATGGAATAGTGGTGCAGATGGTATGA